ATCCCCGGCTCGGAACTCACGGCGGAGATGCTGAACCGCAGGATCGGCTTCCGGCTGGACACCTTCATCGACCATGAAGGAGCCTGGCAGGATTACATGGACCTCTACGACAATTATCCCAACAACGCGTTTGAGGTGGCCGCCCGCAAACAGATCCTGCGCATCATCCCGGCCAAGGTGGATTACGCCCGCCGGCTCTACGGCTCCGGCTATTACAGCGAAGGCCTGCGCGTCTTGTTTGAACTGGGCAAATACCCCGTGGTGGAAAGCGCCGCCAACAACCAGATGATCGCCGAAGCCTATATCGGCCAGGCGGAGAGCTTTCTGAAAGGGCAAAACTATCTGGAGGCGGACCGCTTCTTCCGCATCGCCGTCCAGTATGACCCCGGCCAAAAAGCACAGGTGGACCGGCGCCTGGAACAGGTGGCCTCGCTCTTCATCAACCGCGGCAACGAACTGGTGGCCCAGCGCGATTTTGAGAACGCCCTCATCCACTATCAAAAGACCTACGATATCATTCCCGACTACGCCCTGGCCAACCAAGCCATTGCCCGCATGAACACCATCAGGGAAAACGTGGCCCGGGCCAGGGAGGTCCAGGCCCAGGCTGAAAAAGCCGAACTTTCCGGAAAATACACCGAAGCGCTGAACCTCTACCGCCAGGCCAACAACCTTGACGGCCGGCCTGAATTCAACACCAAGATCTCCCAAATGCAAAACCTCATCGCCGCCCAAGCCGATCCCGCCGCCTTCGCCCGCCGCGTGATCAACGAATACCGCGGCGGCATCCTCAACAGCCGCATCCAAAGGCAGAAGCAGGAATTGCTGCGGGCGTACAATCCCAACGAGATCCGCGATTCCGGCTGGAAGCTCATGATCTCTTCCGGCCAGTTCAAATATGAAGCCCGATACGACCTTGTAACTCCCACCATATCATACTATTATGTATGGCAAGTGAATCTGCGGGACCGCACCATCACCCCCCTCAACAAACTTTCTGAAAAACTGATGGAGTGAGCATGCGCAAGATCATCTTCACGCTTCTGCTCCTGATCCTGGCCACGGGCCTGCTGGCCCAGATCCAGTTCGACATCGAATCCTTCGCCGACAGCACCAAGTACGGCTGGAAGGATTGGCGCGCCCGTGCGGTTTACCGGGACGGACTTCTCGACCGGCAGGAAATGCTCCAGCTATATGAGATGGAATCCAGCTCGATCGGAAGCGCCATCCTCAAATCCGCCCTGGTACCGGGTTTTGGCCAGATCACCAGCAAGGCCGGCACCAAGGGTACCATCTTCCTGGGCGCGGAATTGCTCTCCCTGGGTGTTTCCCTCTACCTGTACGACCGCAGCAACTACTATTACGATCAATACCTCACCGCCACCCAGATCGACGAGATCCAGGAATATTACAGCCTGGCCCAGACGCCCAGATACTATTCCCTGCTCTTTTTGGCACTGGGGGTGGTGATCTGGGGCTATAACATCTACGACGTGATCCTCACCACGGACAGTTACAATGCCCAAGTCTGGCAGGAGATCTTGCAGAAATACGCAAAAAGAACCGTCAGCCTCGGTCCGGATGGGATCCGGGTGCGCTTTTAGGATGGCCCCGATGAAAACCAAACTTCTGCTTGCCGCTTTGGTCCTGCTGCTCACCGCGGCCTGCCTCAAACACAACAACCCCCTCGATCCCTACGACAATCCGGACATCATCGTGCCAGATCAGGTAAGCGGCGTGCAATGCTTTTCTTCACCAGCCGGCGCCATCGACAAATATGTTGAGGTGCGCTGGATCGCCAACCCGGCCCTGAACACCGATGGCTACTATGTTTTCCGGGGGCTGGCCTATAATTCGGATTATGCCGTGGTGGACTCTGTGGCCACCAACATCTGCAATCACGGTGCGGAGCCCTGGCATTCCGTGTTGCCAGGTGATTACTGGTACAAGGTTTCCGCGTTCAGGGATGTTTACGATGATTCCGGAACCTACCTGGGCAGGCTGGAAGGACGGCGCAGCGATCCCCGCTTCATCCGAGTTCCGGCATAACAGGGCATGCGAGAGGATTTTTCCCGGGAGCTGAACCCCCAGCAGCTCGGAGTGGTAACCGACACAGAAGGCCCGCTTCTGGTTCTGGCGGGTGCCGGCAGTGGCAAAACCCGCTCCATCATCTACCGCTGCGCCTGGCTGCTGAAGGAAAAACAGGTTCCGCCTTGGAACATCCTGGTGGTAACGTTCACGAACAAAGCCGCCCGCGAACTGCAGGAGCGCCTGCAAAACCTGCTCGGCTTTCCCGTCCGCTCGCTCTGGGTGGGCACCTTCCACCACGTCTGCTCGCGCATCCTGCGCAGCGAAGCGGCCTCCCTGCCCTTCGGGGCCAACTTTTCCATCTACGACCAGGACGACCAGACCTCGCTGTTGAAAAAGATTTACAAAGAGCACAACTTCGACAAGCAGAAATACCCCCTCCAGCGCGTGCTAACCCGCATCGGCCGCTACAAGAACCGCCTCCAGCTGCCGGAAGACCTGGCCCCGGCCATCGCCGCGGACAGCCGCGGCAAAAGCTGGCAGGACGATTTTGAAAGCGCCGTCCTGCGCATCTACACTCTTTATCAGCAGCGGCTGCTGCTCAACCAGGCCCTGGATTTCGATGACATCCTGCTCTACACCGCCAAACTGCTGCAAGGCAATCCCGCCGTCCGGGCCAAATACAGCCAGATGTTCCGCTATGTGATGATCGACGAGTATCAGGACACGAACCAGGCGCAGTTCGAGATCGTGCATCAGATCGCCAGGGACCATCAGCGCGTCTGTGTGGTGGGTGACGATGACCAGGCGATCTACAGCTTCCGCGGCGCCACCATCCGCAACATCCTGGAGTTTGAGCAGGATTACCGCAACGTCCGCTCCATCCGCCTGGAACAGAATTACCGCAGCACCACCAGCATCCTGGACCTTGCCAACGCCATCATCCGCCACAACCGCCGCCGCCATCGCAAAGACCTCTGGTCTGACCTTGGCCAAGGCGAAAAACCATGGCTTCTAAACCATCAAGACGAGACCGACGAGGCGAACCAAACCGCCCAGATGGTTGCCAAACTCCACGCGGAAGGCCTCCCTTACGGCCAAATAGCTGTTCTCTACCGCACCAACGCCCAATCCCGCGTGTTTGAATACGCCTTCATGCAGCAGGAGATCCCCCACGCCATCGTCGGCAGCCTTCATTTTTACCAGCGCAAGGAGATCCGCGATCTGCTGGCCTATCTGGCCGTGCTCTCCAATCCCGCCGACGCCGAAAGCCTGCTCCGCGTGATCAACGAACCGCCCCGCGGCATCGGCCAGACCACCGTTAACCGCCTTTTGGCCCATGCCGCCAGAACCCGCGGCACCCTCTATCAGGCATTGCAAAACTCCGCCGCCATCGACGAGATCGGCCCCGGACTCAAAAAGAAGCTGGGGGAATTTGCCGCCAAGCTGGATGACTGGCGCAAACTGGCCCGCGAGGCCCCCGTGCTGGAACTGGTGAAAGAGCTCATGGACCATCTGGACCTGGTCAACCTGTACAGGCAAAGCAAAGACCCCAAGGACATTTCCCGGGTGGAAAACCTGATCGAGTTCGTGAACTCGGTGAGTGAGTTTTCCGAACGCTGGGCCGAGGAGCACGACCAGCCGCCCCGGCTGGACGATTTTCTGCCTTTCGTTGCCCTGCAGACAGACATGGACAGGGTGGATGGCGGCGCCGACTCCGTGCGGCTGATGACCCTGCACAACGCCAAGGGCCTGGAGTTCGGCTGCGTCTTCATTGTGGGCCTCGAGGACGAGCTGCTCCCCCACCGCATGAGCATGGACAGCCATGAATCTATCGAGGAGGAACGCCGGCTCTTCTACGTGGGCGTCACCCGCGCCAAAACCAGGCTGTTCCTCAGTTACGCCAAATGCCGCCGCCTTTACGACACCTTTTATTACACCAAGCCCAGCCAGTTTTTGCAGGAACTGGACGACTCCCTCTTTGCCGGAAGCAACGATCAGGCCGACTTCTCCCCCGCCCCGCGGTCCCGCCCCAAAACCCGCCACAGGATCACGGAAAAGGACAAGCAGTTCCGCATCGGCCAGCAAGTCTGGCACTCCGAATACGGCCAGGGCATGGTGCTCAGCGTGGACGGCACCGGTCCCTCCGCGCGTCTCACCATCTCGTTCGCCAGCGGCAAGCTGACAAAGATCATCGGCACCTTTGTGAGTACAGAGCCGCTCTGAGCCTGGCATGACACTTTACGAAAAGATCCTCCCCTGGCTGGAACGCTCACCCTTATTTCAGGAACTGCCCTCCCTTCCCCTAAGTCCTGAACGCCACCAGCTCCATCACCTCAACCAGAGCGCCCGGGCCCTCGCGGCGGCGCATCTTTGGGCCAAGACCGGAAAGGACATCCTGATCGTTTCGCAGGACGACATCATCGCCGAAGACATCTGGGACGACCTCTGCACCCTGATCGGCGGCGCCAACGCGCATTACCTGCCGGATTACGAGATCCTGCCCTATGAGGAACGCTCGCCCCACTATTCCATCCGCGCCACCAGGATGATGTGCCTGCACAACGTCCTGGAGCCGGAACCGGCAGTTTACAGCCTCTCCGTGCGCGCCCTGCTGCGCTGGCTGCCGCCGCTTCAGAACATCGCCCGCCACGTGAAAACCCTGCGTCCGGGCATGGAATACCCGCCTGAAGAGCTGATGCGCGACCTGGTCTATATGGGTTTCGACGTGGAATACCAAGTGAACAAGGTTTTCCAGGTGGCCCGGCGCGGCGGGATCATGGACATCTTCAGCCCGCCCGGCCTCAAGCCGGTGCGCGTGGAATTCTTCGGCGACGAGATCATCACCATGCGCCATTTTTCTCCCAACACCCAGCGCTCGGAGCCCGGGGAAGTTCCCGTTTACACGGTGATCCCGGCCCGTGAATTCTGCCTGGACGACGTTCGCGCCACCTCCCCGCTGATGGCCAAAATAAAGCACACCGGCTTCTACGAGGGCATCGAAAACCAGTACAGCCTGCTTCTGGACGAACTTTGCACCTTTGCCGATTATTTTCCTCCTGAAGGCAGGCTGCTGCTCTTTTCAAACTACATCTACGTTCACGAGGAATTTGAGCAGCTGGCCGAGCAGGTGCACAGCCAATACCGCCGCGAACTGAAAAATACCACCAAAGCCAAGCTCAGCCCGCCGGAAAAAGTATTGGCCGGAGAAGCCAAACTGCTGGAACTCTGCCGCCCCGGTGGCGCCATCTTCCTCTCCCAGAGCGAATTCATCCTGCCCTTTCCCACCCAAAACCACAAAGCCTCCTCCGAACCCCAACCCGGACTGAACGGAGATCTGTCTTTGCTGGCCTCGTCCCTAAGGCAGATGAACACGGAGGGCGTCGATCCCGTTTTGCTCTTCGACAACCCCAGCCAGTCCAAACGCATGCACGAGCTGCTGGCTGATTTCGGCGCCGATCCGGACAGCCACATCGGCGTGCTGCACGAAGGTTTCAGCTTGCTGGACTGCGGCCTGGCCCTCTGGACGGACCACGAGATCTTCAACCGCTACCGCCGCAAACGCTATGCCCCCAGATTTTCGCCCGGCGAGGAGATCGTGGACTACGAAAGCCTCAAGCCCGGCGACTACGTTGTCCACATTGATCACGGCATCGGCATCTTCGAAGGACTGCAGATCATCAAGCTGGACGGCCAGTCCGCCGAATGCCTCACTCTGCGCTACGCCGGCGACGACCGCGTTTATGTGCCCACCTGGCAGCTGAAGCTCGTATCCAAATACGTGGCCGAGGAAAGCGCCGCCCCCACCCTCAGCCGCATCGGCAGCGCCAGGTGGCAAAACACCAAACGCAAAGCCACCGAGCAGATCGAGCTCATCGCCGCGGACATCGTGAAGCTCTACGCGGAGCGCAGTTCCCGAGTGGGAATCGCCCACCAGCCTGATTCCGACTGGCAGAGGGACCTCGAGGGATCGTTCATCTACGACGACACGCCAGACCAGGTGCGCTCCACCAACGAGATCAAGGCGGACATGGAAAGCCCGGCCCCGATGGAGCGTCTGCTCTGTGGCGATGTGGGTTTCGGCAAAACCGAGGTGGCCATCCGCGCCGCCTTCAAGGCCGTCTGCTC
This portion of the Candidatus Cloacimonadota bacterium genome encodes:
- a CDS encoding UvrD-helicase domain-containing protein yields the protein MREDFSRELNPQQLGVVTDTEGPLLVLAGAGSGKTRSIIYRCAWLLKEKQVPPWNILVVTFTNKAARELQERLQNLLGFPVRSLWVGTFHHVCSRILRSEAASLPFGANFSIYDQDDQTSLLKKIYKEHNFDKQKYPLQRVLTRIGRYKNRLQLPEDLAPAIAADSRGKSWQDDFESAVLRIYTLYQQRLLLNQALDFDDILLYTAKLLQGNPAVRAKYSQMFRYVMIDEYQDTNQAQFEIVHQIARDHQRVCVVGDDDQAIYSFRGATIRNILEFEQDYRNVRSIRLEQNYRSTTSILDLANAIIRHNRRRHRKDLWSDLGQGEKPWLLNHQDETDEANQTAQMVAKLHAEGLPYGQIAVLYRTNAQSRVFEYAFMQQEIPHAIVGSLHFYQRKEIRDLLAYLAVLSNPADAESLLRVINEPPRGIGQTTVNRLLAHAARTRGTLYQALQNSAAIDEIGPGLKKKLGEFAAKLDDWRKLAREAPVLELVKELMDHLDLVNLYRQSKDPKDISRVENLIEFVNSVSEFSERWAEEHDQPPRLDDFLPFVALQTDMDRVDGGADSVRLMTLHNAKGLEFGCVFIVGLEDELLPHRMSMDSHESIEEERRLFYVGVTRAKTRLFLSYAKCRRLYDTFYYTKPSQFLQELDDSLFAGSNDQADFSPAPRSRPKTRHRITEKDKQFRIGQQVWHSEYGQGMVLSVDGTGPSARLTISFASGKLTKIIGTFVSTEPL
- the mfd gene encoding transcription-repair coupling factor → MTLYEKILPWLERSPLFQELPSLPLSPERHQLHHLNQSARALAAAHLWAKTGKDILIVSQDDIIAEDIWDDLCTLIGGANAHYLPDYEILPYEERSPHYSIRATRMMCLHNVLEPEPAVYSLSVRALLRWLPPLQNIARHVKTLRPGMEYPPEELMRDLVYMGFDVEYQVNKVFQVARRGGIMDIFSPPGLKPVRVEFFGDEIITMRHFSPNTQRSEPGEVPVYTVIPAREFCLDDVRATSPLMAKIKHTGFYEGIENQYSLLLDELCTFADYFPPEGRLLLFSNYIYVHEEFEQLAEQVHSQYRRELKNTTKAKLSPPEKVLAGEAKLLELCRPGGAIFLSQSEFILPFPTQNHKASSEPQPGLNGDLSLLASSLRQMNTEGVDPVLLFDNPSQSKRMHELLADFGADPDSHIGVLHEGFSLLDCGLALWTDHEIFNRYRRKRYAPRFSPGEEIVDYESLKPGDYVVHIDHGIGIFEGLQIIKLDGQSAECLTLRYAGDDRVYVPTWQLKLVSKYVAEESAAPTLSRIGSARWQNTKRKATEQIELIAADIVKLYAERSSRVGIAHQPDSDWQRDLEGSFIYDDTPDQVRSTNEIKADMESPAPMERLLCGDVGFGKTEVAIRAAFKAVCSGYQVAVLVPTTLLAEQHWRVFRERLAQYPVRVAMLSRFRNNAQIHADVSGILSGNVDIAIGTHRLLSKDISFPRLGLLIIDEEHRFGVRHKERLRKLQSNVDTLYMSATPIPRTMNMALARLKEISLMQTSPKERLPIRTIITPRDSEVIRDAIRREIDRGGQVFFIHNRVQTIETVAEELRGLMPQVKFIVGHAQMPERHLEEVMDAFISREFQVLISTTIVENGIDIPNANTILVDRADTFGLAQLYQMRGRVGRSNRRAYAYLLIPRGTTEVARKRLEALTQYDYLGAGFQVALRDLELRGAGTILGTKQSGIIQSIGFNYYNSLLERAITAVQSGGSIRGELETPQTRRKLTTEIDLYFPPEYITDDEQRLSIYRRLSGFEDLAEISDFESELLDRFGPLPEKADWLLMYFKLNILAKQADLLNCHVRHHTLTLEFKPELLPPRDKVLRFSSKVKQELRFDAAKGLKVTISLDKNMAYRDQFAEALRLLDLYVQS